One window from the genome of Chitinophagaceae bacterium encodes:
- a CDS encoding alpha-amylase family glycosyl hydrolase: MTPKIHIYQIFTRIFGNKNKKTANKGTIQHNGTGKFDDITTKALVEIQKLGITHIWYTGIIEHGTKTDYSQYGIPKDNEQLIKGTAGSPYAIKDYYDVCPDLANNILHRIQEFQNLIERTHSVGLKVIIDFVPNHIFRNYFSDIQSENDKTFGHNDNTHLAFHPENNFYYLPEQELVITFQENLPSYKEFPAKATGNDIFHTHISPHDWYETIKLNYGVDYAHNMTEHFTPLPNTWEKMLDILLYWSNMGVDGFRCDMAQMVPIPFWQWLIPQMKAKKDTIFIAEIYTPEKYYDYIHTAQFDLLYDKVDMYDTLRNILQHKQSTDTISHIWKKQEGIAQNMLRFLENHDEQRIASHYFLKNPIHCIPAIALITTMHKNSTLLYFGQEVGEKGDESDEYQGRTSIFDYTTCPEHQKWMNDGQFDTALLSEDTISLRNTYQQILSFSLTDNCIREGEFYDLQYFNRTPSFSAYSDTIFAYIRHTKETAYLIILNFDTTKDEECSIKIPSHAFQTMDMQVNEGLDFTNIFNTQETIPIPFFKIPTLLHQIHSTEDTFLTIPKSSFKIFKISPRNLLAK, translated from the coding sequence AAATTAGGAATAACCCACATTTGGTACACAGGAATAATAGAACACGGTACAAAAACAGATTATTCCCAATACGGTATCCCAAAAGATAACGAACAACTTATAAAAGGCACCGCAGGTTCCCCTTATGCTATCAAGGACTATTACGATGTTTGCCCCGATTTAGCAAATAATATTCTTCACAGAATACAAGAATTTCAAAACCTCATAGAAAGAACCCACTCTGTTGGCTTAAAAGTAATTATAGATTTCGTCCCAAATCATATATTCAGAAATTACTTCTCTGATATACAATCAGAAAATGACAAAACATTTGGTCATAATGACAATACCCACCTCGCTTTTCATCCCGAAAACAATTTTTATTACCTACCCGAGCAAGAACTCGTTATTACCTTTCAAGAAAATCTCCCCTCTTACAAAGAATTTCCCGCAAAAGCCACAGGGAATGACATTTTTCACACTCATATATCCCCACACGATTGGTATGAAACCATAAAACTCAATTATGGTGTAGATTATGCCCACAATATGACCGAACACTTTACCCCTCTCCCAAATACTTGGGAAAAAATGTTAGATATACTCCTCTACTGGAGTAATATGGGGGTAGATGGGTTTCGCTGTGATATGGCACAGATGGTTCCCATTCCTTTTTGGCAATGGCTTATCCCTCAAATGAAAGCCAAAAAAGACACCATCTTTATAGCCGAGATTTATACCCCCGAAAAATACTATGATTACATACACACCGCACAATTTGACCTGCTTTATGACAAAGTAGATATGTATGATACCCTCCGAAATATACTACAACACAAGCAAAGCACCGATACCATCTCCCATATTTGGAAGAAACAAGAAGGCATTGCCCAAAACATGCTTCGTTTCTTGGAAAATCATGACGAGCAAAGGATCGCCTCCCATTATTTCTTGAAAAATCCAATACATTGCATACCCGCCATAGCTCTTATAACCACTATGCACAAAAATTCTACTCTTCTCTACTTTGGACAAGAAGTAGGAGAAAAAGGCGATGAATCTGATGAATATCAAGGCAGAACAAGTATTTTTGACTATACAACCTGTCCCGAACATCAAAAATGGATGAACGATGGACAGTTTGATACAGCTTTGCTTTCTGAAGATACTATCTCGCTCAGAAATACCTATCAACAAATTCTCTCCTTTTCCCTCACAGACAATTGTATCAGAGAAGGAGAATTTTACGATTTGCAGTATTTTAATAGAACACCTTCTTTTTCAGCATATTCTGATACCATATTTGCTTATATCAGGCATACAAAAGAAACAGCATATCTCATTATTCTCAATTTTGATACCACAAAAGACGAGGAATGCTCCATAAAGATACCTTCTCACGCATTTCAAACAATGGATATGCAAGTAAATGAAGGATTAGATTTCACAAATATATTCAATACCCAAGAAACAATTCCCATCCCCTTTTTTAAAATACCTACCCTTCTCCATCAGATACACTCTACGGAAGATACCTTTCTCACAATACCAAAAAGCAGCTTTAAAATATTCAAAATATCCCCCCGAAACCTTCTTGCAAAATAG